One Benincasa hispida cultivar B227 chromosome 5, ASM972705v1, whole genome shotgun sequence genomic window carries:
- the LOC120077493 gene encoding pentatricopeptide repeat-containing protein At3g02330, mitochondrial isoform X3, which translates to MPQRDIVSWNTMVFGCAGAGKMEVAQAVFDSMPHHGDVVSWNSLISGYLQNGDIQKSISIFFKMRETGVMFDHTTLAVSLKVCSLLEDQVLGIQIHCIAVQMGFAYDVVTGSALLDMYAKCNRLEDSLCVFSELPDKNWISWSAAIAGCVQNDQLVRGLKLFKEMQRRGIGVSQSTYASVFRSCAGLSASRLGTQLHCHALKADFGSDVVVGTATMDMYAKCDNMSDAHKLFSLLPDHNLQSYNAMIIGYARNERGFQALKLFLQLQKTSFSFDEISLSGALSAAAVIKGHSEGLQLHGLAIKSNLSSNICVANAILDMYGKCGAVVEASCLFDEMEIRDAVSWNAIITACEQNESDEKTLSHFGTMLRSKMEPDEFTYGSVLKACAGQQAFSHGMEVHGRIIKSGMDLDMFVGSALVDMYCKCGMMEEAEKIHYRLEEQTMVSWNAIISGFSLQKKSEDSQRFFSHMLEMGVEPDNFTYATVLDTCANLATIGLGKQIHAQIIKLELQSDVYIASTLVDMYSKCGNMRDSLLMFQKAPKRDSVTWNAMICGCAHHGLGEMALELFERMLLENMKPNHATFVSVLRACSHVGNAEKGLCYFHKMASVYGLEPQLEHYSCMVDILGRSGQVGEALKLIQDMPFEADAIIWRTLLSICKIQGNVEVAEKAAGSLLQLDPEDSAAYTLLSNVYADAGMWQQVSKMRQTMRSHNLKKEPGCSWIEVKDEVHTFLVCEKAHPKCEMIYELLDLLICDMRRSDYALDTDTIQVEEVEENGHHEVKSNGFS; encoded by the coding sequence ATGCCACAGAGGGACATTGTGTCTTGGAACACCATGGTTTTTGGCTGTGCAGGGGCTGGAAAGATGGAGGTTGCACAGGCGGTGTTTGATTCCATGCCTCATCATGGAGATGTGGTTTCATGGAATTCTTTGATTTCTGGGTACTTGCAAAATGGTGACATACAAAAGTCGATTTCTATCTTTTTTAAAATGAGAGAAACGGGAGTTATGTTTGACCATACTACGCTGGCGGTTTCTTTAAAAGTTTGCTCTTTGTTGGAAGACCAGGTTCTGGGCATTCAAATTCATTGTATTGCAGTGCAAATGGGTTTTGCTTATGATGTTGTGACAGGGAGTGCTCTACTGGATATGTATGCAAAGTGTAACAGATTAGAGGATTCACTTTGTGTTTTCTCTGAACTGCCAGATAAGAATTGGATTTCATGGAGTGCTGCAATTGCAGGCTGTGTTCAGAATGATCAGTTGGTTAGGGGTCTTAAACTATTCAAAGAGATGCAAAGGAGGGGAATTGGGGTGAGTCAATCTACTTATGCTAGTGTCTTTAGGTCTTGTGCAGGATTATCAGCCTCTAGATTAGGTACTCAGTTGCATTGCCATGCATTAAAGGCTGACTTTGGATCTGATGTTGTTGTAGGAACTGCTACTATGGATATGTATGCTAAGTGTGACAACATGTCTGATGCCCACAAGCTATTTAGCTTGTTACCAGACCATAACTTGCAATCTTACAATGCCATGATAATTGGGTATGCTCGAAATGAGCGAGGGTTTCAAGCTCTAAAGCTATTTCTTCAGTTGCAAAAGACCAGTTTCAGTTTTGATGAAATATCTCTTTCTGGTGCATTAAGTGCAGCTGCAGTGATCAAAGGGCACTCTGAGGGCCTTCAGCTACATGGATTAGCCATTAAGTCTAATTTATCGTCAAATATATGTGTTGCAAACGCCATCTTGGATATGTATGGCAAATGTGGAGCTGTAGTGGAGGCTTCTTGCCTGTTTGATGAAATGGAAATAAGGGATGCAGTGTCTTGGAATGCTATCATCACAGCTTGTGAGCAGAATGAAAGCGATGAGAAAACACTCTCACATTTTGGTACAATGCTACGTTCAAAGATGGAACCTGATGAGTTCACATACGGTAGTGTTTTAAAGGCTTGTGCAGGTCAGCAAGCTTTCAGTCATGGCATGGAGGTTCATGGAAGAATTATCAAATCTGGAATGGATCTTGACATGTTTGTAGGAAGTGCCCTTGTTGATATGTATTGCAAATGTGGAATGATGGAAGAGGCAGAAAAGATCCATTACCGGCTGGAAGAACAAACAATGGTCTCATGGAATGCAATCATTTCAGGATTTTCATTGCAAAAGAAAAGTGAAGATTCACAAAGATTTTTCTCTCATATGTTGGAAATGGGTGTTGAGCCTGACAATTTCACTTATGCAACCGTTCTGGATACTTGTGCTAACTTGGCTACTATTGGACTAGGAAAGCAAATCCATGCACAAATTATCAAGCTGGAATTGCAATCAGATGTGTACATAGCCAGCACCCTTGTTGACATGTACTCGAAATGCGGAAATATGCGCGACTCTTTACTTATGTTTCAGAAAGCTCCCAAGCGAGATTCTGTCACATGGAATGCCATGATCTGTGGATGTGCCCACCACGGTCTTGGGGAAATGGCCCTTGAGCTTTTTGAACGTATGCTCCTTGAGAATATGAAACCAAACCATGCAACTTTTGTTTCGGTCCTCCGAGCTTGTTCGCACGTGGGAAATGCTGAGAAGGGCTTATGTTATTTTCACAAAATGGCAAGTGTCTATGGTTTAGAACCCCAACTTGAGCACTACTCATGTATGGTGGATATTCTAGGGAGATCAGGCCAAGTAGGAGAAGCATTGAAACTCATTCAGGACATGCCATTTGAAGCAGATGCAATTATATGGAGAACTCTACTTAGTATCTGCAAAATACAGGGAAATGTAGAAGTTGCAGAAAAGGCGGCTGGTTCACTTTTGCAATTGGATCCAGAAGACTCAGCTGCTTACACCCTTCTATCAAATGTTTATGCTGATGCAGGCATGTGGCAGCAAGTCTCAAAGATGAGACAAACAATGAGATCTCACAATTTGAAAAAGGAGCCAGGTTGTAGCTGGATTGAggtaaaagatgaagtacataCATTTCTTGTTTGTGAGAAAGCACATCCTAAATGTGAAATGATCTATGAGCTGCTTGATCTGCTGATTTGTGATATGAGAAGGTCTGACTATGCGCTTGATACAGACACCATACAAGTTGAGGAGGTTGAAGAAAATGGGCATCATGAGGTTAAATCCAATGGATTTTCTTAG
- the LOC120077493 gene encoding pentatricopeptide repeat-containing protein At3g02330, mitochondrial isoform X1 translates to MAFLSRFSSLRILYLPLKTSTKLLQLCTASTFTTTQTISSTRKTFSHIFQECSNRRALKPGKEAHAHMILSGFEPTVFVTNCLIQMYVKCCALEYAFKVFEEMPQRDIVSWNTMVFGCAGAGKMEVAQAVFDSMPHHGDVVSWNSLISGYLQNGDIQKSISIFFKMRETGVMFDHTTLAVSLKVCSLLEDQVLGIQIHCIAVQMGFAYDVVTGSALLDMYAKCNRLEDSLCVFSELPDKNWISWSAAIAGCVQNDQLVRGLKLFKEMQRRGIGVSQSTYASVFRSCAGLSASRLGTQLHCHALKADFGSDVVVGTATMDMYAKCDNMSDAHKLFSLLPDHNLQSYNAMIIGYARNERGFQALKLFLQLQKTSFSFDEISLSGALSAAAVIKGHSEGLQLHGLAIKSNLSSNICVANAILDMYGKCGAVVEASCLFDEMEIRDAVSWNAIITACEQNESDEKTLSHFGTMLRSKMEPDEFTYGSVLKACAGQQAFSHGMEVHGRIIKSGMDLDMFVGSALVDMYCKCGMMEEAEKIHYRLEEQTMVSWNAIISGFSLQKKSEDSQRFFSHMLEMGVEPDNFTYATVLDTCANLATIGLGKQIHAQIIKLELQSDVYIASTLVDMYSKCGNMRDSLLMFQKAPKRDSVTWNAMICGCAHHGLGEMALELFERMLLENMKPNHATFVSVLRACSHVGNAEKGLCYFHKMASVYGLEPQLEHYSCMVDILGRSGQVGEALKLIQDMPFEADAIIWRTLLSICKIQGNVEVAEKAAGSLLQLDPEDSAAYTLLSNVYADAGMWQQVSKMRQTMRSHNLKKEPGCSWIEVKDEVHTFLVCEKAHPKCEMIYELLDLLICDMRRSDYALDTDTIQVEEVEENGHHEVKSNGFS, encoded by the coding sequence ATGGCTTTTCTCTCTCGCTTTTCGTCTTTAAGAATTTTATATCTGCCATTGAAAACATCTACCAAACTTCTACAATTGTGTACAGCTTCAACTTTCACTACAACCCAAACAATCTCATCTACGAGGAAGACTTTCTCTCATATATTTCAGGAATGCTCCAACCGAAGAGCTCTAAAACCAGGTAAGGAAGCTCATGCTCACATGATTCTATCTGGGTTCGAACCCACTGTGTTTGTAACTAATTGTTTAATCCAAATGTATGTCAAATGTTGCGCTTTGGAGTATGCGTTTAAGGTGTTTGAGGAAATGCCACAGAGGGACATTGTGTCTTGGAACACCATGGTTTTTGGCTGTGCAGGGGCTGGAAAGATGGAGGTTGCACAGGCGGTGTTTGATTCCATGCCTCATCATGGAGATGTGGTTTCATGGAATTCTTTGATTTCTGGGTACTTGCAAAATGGTGACATACAAAAGTCGATTTCTATCTTTTTTAAAATGAGAGAAACGGGAGTTATGTTTGACCATACTACGCTGGCGGTTTCTTTAAAAGTTTGCTCTTTGTTGGAAGACCAGGTTCTGGGCATTCAAATTCATTGTATTGCAGTGCAAATGGGTTTTGCTTATGATGTTGTGACAGGGAGTGCTCTACTGGATATGTATGCAAAGTGTAACAGATTAGAGGATTCACTTTGTGTTTTCTCTGAACTGCCAGATAAGAATTGGATTTCATGGAGTGCTGCAATTGCAGGCTGTGTTCAGAATGATCAGTTGGTTAGGGGTCTTAAACTATTCAAAGAGATGCAAAGGAGGGGAATTGGGGTGAGTCAATCTACTTATGCTAGTGTCTTTAGGTCTTGTGCAGGATTATCAGCCTCTAGATTAGGTACTCAGTTGCATTGCCATGCATTAAAGGCTGACTTTGGATCTGATGTTGTTGTAGGAACTGCTACTATGGATATGTATGCTAAGTGTGACAACATGTCTGATGCCCACAAGCTATTTAGCTTGTTACCAGACCATAACTTGCAATCTTACAATGCCATGATAATTGGGTATGCTCGAAATGAGCGAGGGTTTCAAGCTCTAAAGCTATTTCTTCAGTTGCAAAAGACCAGTTTCAGTTTTGATGAAATATCTCTTTCTGGTGCATTAAGTGCAGCTGCAGTGATCAAAGGGCACTCTGAGGGCCTTCAGCTACATGGATTAGCCATTAAGTCTAATTTATCGTCAAATATATGTGTTGCAAACGCCATCTTGGATATGTATGGCAAATGTGGAGCTGTAGTGGAGGCTTCTTGCCTGTTTGATGAAATGGAAATAAGGGATGCAGTGTCTTGGAATGCTATCATCACAGCTTGTGAGCAGAATGAAAGCGATGAGAAAACACTCTCACATTTTGGTACAATGCTACGTTCAAAGATGGAACCTGATGAGTTCACATACGGTAGTGTTTTAAAGGCTTGTGCAGGTCAGCAAGCTTTCAGTCATGGCATGGAGGTTCATGGAAGAATTATCAAATCTGGAATGGATCTTGACATGTTTGTAGGAAGTGCCCTTGTTGATATGTATTGCAAATGTGGAATGATGGAAGAGGCAGAAAAGATCCATTACCGGCTGGAAGAACAAACAATGGTCTCATGGAATGCAATCATTTCAGGATTTTCATTGCAAAAGAAAAGTGAAGATTCACAAAGATTTTTCTCTCATATGTTGGAAATGGGTGTTGAGCCTGACAATTTCACTTATGCAACCGTTCTGGATACTTGTGCTAACTTGGCTACTATTGGACTAGGAAAGCAAATCCATGCACAAATTATCAAGCTGGAATTGCAATCAGATGTGTACATAGCCAGCACCCTTGTTGACATGTACTCGAAATGCGGAAATATGCGCGACTCTTTACTTATGTTTCAGAAAGCTCCCAAGCGAGATTCTGTCACATGGAATGCCATGATCTGTGGATGTGCCCACCACGGTCTTGGGGAAATGGCCCTTGAGCTTTTTGAACGTATGCTCCTTGAGAATATGAAACCAAACCATGCAACTTTTGTTTCGGTCCTCCGAGCTTGTTCGCACGTGGGAAATGCTGAGAAGGGCTTATGTTATTTTCACAAAATGGCAAGTGTCTATGGTTTAGAACCCCAACTTGAGCACTACTCATGTATGGTGGATATTCTAGGGAGATCAGGCCAAGTAGGAGAAGCATTGAAACTCATTCAGGACATGCCATTTGAAGCAGATGCAATTATATGGAGAACTCTACTTAGTATCTGCAAAATACAGGGAAATGTAGAAGTTGCAGAAAAGGCGGCTGGTTCACTTTTGCAATTGGATCCAGAAGACTCAGCTGCTTACACCCTTCTATCAAATGTTTATGCTGATGCAGGCATGTGGCAGCAAGTCTCAAAGATGAGACAAACAATGAGATCTCACAATTTGAAAAAGGAGCCAGGTTGTAGCTGGATTGAggtaaaagatgaagtacataCATTTCTTGTTTGTGAGAAAGCACATCCTAAATGTGAAATGATCTATGAGCTGCTTGATCTGCTGATTTGTGATATGAGAAGGTCTGACTATGCGCTTGATACAGACACCATACAAGTTGAGGAGGTTGAAGAAAATGGGCATCATGAGGTTAAATCCAATGGATTTTCTTAG
- the LOC120077493 gene encoding pentatricopeptide repeat-containing protein At3g02330, mitochondrial isoform X2 produces the protein MILSGFEPTVFVTNCLIQMYVKCCALEYAFKVFEEMPQRDIVSWNTMVFGCAGAGKMEVAQAVFDSMPHHGDVVSWNSLISGYLQNGDIQKSISIFFKMRETGVMFDHTTLAVSLKVCSLLEDQVLGIQIHCIAVQMGFAYDVVTGSALLDMYAKCNRLEDSLCVFSELPDKNWISWSAAIAGCVQNDQLVRGLKLFKEMQRRGIGVSQSTYASVFRSCAGLSASRLGTQLHCHALKADFGSDVVVGTATMDMYAKCDNMSDAHKLFSLLPDHNLQSYNAMIIGYARNERGFQALKLFLQLQKTSFSFDEISLSGALSAAAVIKGHSEGLQLHGLAIKSNLSSNICVANAILDMYGKCGAVVEASCLFDEMEIRDAVSWNAIITACEQNESDEKTLSHFGTMLRSKMEPDEFTYGSVLKACAGQQAFSHGMEVHGRIIKSGMDLDMFVGSALVDMYCKCGMMEEAEKIHYRLEEQTMVSWNAIISGFSLQKKSEDSQRFFSHMLEMGVEPDNFTYATVLDTCANLATIGLGKQIHAQIIKLELQSDVYIASTLVDMYSKCGNMRDSLLMFQKAPKRDSVTWNAMICGCAHHGLGEMALELFERMLLENMKPNHATFVSVLRACSHVGNAEKGLCYFHKMASVYGLEPQLEHYSCMVDILGRSGQVGEALKLIQDMPFEADAIIWRTLLSICKIQGNVEVAEKAAGSLLQLDPEDSAAYTLLSNVYADAGMWQQVSKMRQTMRSHNLKKEPGCSWIEVKDEVHTFLVCEKAHPKCEMIYELLDLLICDMRRSDYALDTDTIQVEEVEENGHHEVKSNGFS, from the coding sequence ATGATTCTATCTGGGTTCGAACCCACTGTGTTTGTAACTAATTGTTTAATCCAAATGTATGTCAAATGTTGCGCTTTGGAGTATGCGTTTAAGGTGTTTGAGGAAATGCCACAGAGGGACATTGTGTCTTGGAACACCATGGTTTTTGGCTGTGCAGGGGCTGGAAAGATGGAGGTTGCACAGGCGGTGTTTGATTCCATGCCTCATCATGGAGATGTGGTTTCATGGAATTCTTTGATTTCTGGGTACTTGCAAAATGGTGACATACAAAAGTCGATTTCTATCTTTTTTAAAATGAGAGAAACGGGAGTTATGTTTGACCATACTACGCTGGCGGTTTCTTTAAAAGTTTGCTCTTTGTTGGAAGACCAGGTTCTGGGCATTCAAATTCATTGTATTGCAGTGCAAATGGGTTTTGCTTATGATGTTGTGACAGGGAGTGCTCTACTGGATATGTATGCAAAGTGTAACAGATTAGAGGATTCACTTTGTGTTTTCTCTGAACTGCCAGATAAGAATTGGATTTCATGGAGTGCTGCAATTGCAGGCTGTGTTCAGAATGATCAGTTGGTTAGGGGTCTTAAACTATTCAAAGAGATGCAAAGGAGGGGAATTGGGGTGAGTCAATCTACTTATGCTAGTGTCTTTAGGTCTTGTGCAGGATTATCAGCCTCTAGATTAGGTACTCAGTTGCATTGCCATGCATTAAAGGCTGACTTTGGATCTGATGTTGTTGTAGGAACTGCTACTATGGATATGTATGCTAAGTGTGACAACATGTCTGATGCCCACAAGCTATTTAGCTTGTTACCAGACCATAACTTGCAATCTTACAATGCCATGATAATTGGGTATGCTCGAAATGAGCGAGGGTTTCAAGCTCTAAAGCTATTTCTTCAGTTGCAAAAGACCAGTTTCAGTTTTGATGAAATATCTCTTTCTGGTGCATTAAGTGCAGCTGCAGTGATCAAAGGGCACTCTGAGGGCCTTCAGCTACATGGATTAGCCATTAAGTCTAATTTATCGTCAAATATATGTGTTGCAAACGCCATCTTGGATATGTATGGCAAATGTGGAGCTGTAGTGGAGGCTTCTTGCCTGTTTGATGAAATGGAAATAAGGGATGCAGTGTCTTGGAATGCTATCATCACAGCTTGTGAGCAGAATGAAAGCGATGAGAAAACACTCTCACATTTTGGTACAATGCTACGTTCAAAGATGGAACCTGATGAGTTCACATACGGTAGTGTTTTAAAGGCTTGTGCAGGTCAGCAAGCTTTCAGTCATGGCATGGAGGTTCATGGAAGAATTATCAAATCTGGAATGGATCTTGACATGTTTGTAGGAAGTGCCCTTGTTGATATGTATTGCAAATGTGGAATGATGGAAGAGGCAGAAAAGATCCATTACCGGCTGGAAGAACAAACAATGGTCTCATGGAATGCAATCATTTCAGGATTTTCATTGCAAAAGAAAAGTGAAGATTCACAAAGATTTTTCTCTCATATGTTGGAAATGGGTGTTGAGCCTGACAATTTCACTTATGCAACCGTTCTGGATACTTGTGCTAACTTGGCTACTATTGGACTAGGAAAGCAAATCCATGCACAAATTATCAAGCTGGAATTGCAATCAGATGTGTACATAGCCAGCACCCTTGTTGACATGTACTCGAAATGCGGAAATATGCGCGACTCTTTACTTATGTTTCAGAAAGCTCCCAAGCGAGATTCTGTCACATGGAATGCCATGATCTGTGGATGTGCCCACCACGGTCTTGGGGAAATGGCCCTTGAGCTTTTTGAACGTATGCTCCTTGAGAATATGAAACCAAACCATGCAACTTTTGTTTCGGTCCTCCGAGCTTGTTCGCACGTGGGAAATGCTGAGAAGGGCTTATGTTATTTTCACAAAATGGCAAGTGTCTATGGTTTAGAACCCCAACTTGAGCACTACTCATGTATGGTGGATATTCTAGGGAGATCAGGCCAAGTAGGAGAAGCATTGAAACTCATTCAGGACATGCCATTTGAAGCAGATGCAATTATATGGAGAACTCTACTTAGTATCTGCAAAATACAGGGAAATGTAGAAGTTGCAGAAAAGGCGGCTGGTTCACTTTTGCAATTGGATCCAGAAGACTCAGCTGCTTACACCCTTCTATCAAATGTTTATGCTGATGCAGGCATGTGGCAGCAAGTCTCAAAGATGAGACAAACAATGAGATCTCACAATTTGAAAAAGGAGCCAGGTTGTAGCTGGATTGAggtaaaagatgaagtacataCATTTCTTGTTTGTGAGAAAGCACATCCTAAATGTGAAATGATCTATGAGCTGCTTGATCTGCTGATTTGTGATATGAGAAGGTCTGACTATGCGCTTGATACAGACACCATACAAGTTGAGGAGGTTGAAGAAAATGGGCATCATGAGGTTAAATCCAATGGATTTTCTTAG